In the genome of Euleptes europaea isolate rEulEur1 chromosome 7, rEulEur1.hap1, whole genome shotgun sequence, one region contains:
- the CLDN20 gene encoding claudin-20, whose amino-acid sequence MASAALQFFAFILALLGVFGAITAALLPNWKVNADVGSNIITAITQMQGLWMDCTWYSTGMFSCTLKYSILSLPVYIQAARTTMVLSCILSAFGICIATVGMKCTRLGGDRDTKSHTSFAAGVFFILAGIFGLIPTAWYTREIIANFLDPAVPESSKHEPGGAVYVGFISAGLLLTAGAIFGTSCFKKQQGAWIYPNKQHHQFPGAQQENNTGYNLKDYV is encoded by the coding sequence ATGGCATCAGCAGCTCTACAGTTCTTTGCTTTCATTTTAGCCTTGCTGGGTGTCTTTGGCGCAATCACGGCTGCCTTGTTGCCCAACTGGAAGGTGAACGCAGACGTGGGTTCAAACATCATCACAGCCATCACCCAGATGCAAGGGCTCTGGATGGACTGCACATGGTACAGCACCGGGATGTTTAGCTGCACACTGAAGTACTCCATCCTCTCCCTCCCTGTTTACATCCAGGCAGCGCGGACCACCATGGTTTTGTCTTGCATCCTCTCGGCTTTTGGAATCTGCATTGCCACCGTCGGGATGAAGTGCACCCGCCTGGGAGGGGACAGGGACACCAAAAGCCACACGTCGTTTGCGGCGGGAGTCTTCTTCATCCTCGCAGGAATATTCGGGTTGATACCAACCGCATGGTACACGAGAGAGATCATTGCCAATTTTCTGGACCCAGCAGTCCCGGAGAGCAGCAAGCACGAACCAGGAGGAGCTGTTTACGTTGGATTCATTTCAGCGGGACTTCTCCTCACGGCAGGTGCAATCTTTGGCACTTcctgttttaaaaagcagcagggaGCCTGGATCTACCCTAATAAGCAGCACCACCAGTTCCCCGGTGCCCAGCAAGAGAACAACACAGGCTACAACCTGAAGGACTATGTGTAA